One genomic segment of Sphingobacteriaceae bacterium includes these proteins:
- a CDS encoding ParA family protein, protein MVLARIIAVANQKGGVGKTTTVVNLGACLAQAGQTTLLVDIDPQAHTTSGLGLVGRPGATIYEVIVDDLPADQAVVPAHVANLHVLPANIDLAGAEVELVGMMAREHRLKRALEAIAGDYDFILIDCPPSLGLLTINALAAAHSVLVPIQCEYYALEGLGQLMNTLALVRTHLNPGLRLEGVLLTMFDGRTNLSIQVADEVKRHFRNQVFRTIIPRNVRLSEAPSHGQPITLYDVRSRGAEVYKELAQEVIRRVKGQEAAG, encoded by the coding sequence ATGGTCCTGGCTCGCATCATCGCTGTAGCCAACCAAAAAGGCGGGGTCGGCAAAACCACCACCGTGGTGAACCTGGGCGCATGCCTGGCCCAGGCGGGACAAACCACCCTGTTGGTGGACATCGACCCCCAGGCCCACACCACCAGCGGCCTGGGGCTGGTGGGCCGCCCGGGGGCCACCATATACGAGGTTATCGTGGACGACCTCCCGGCCGACCAGGCGGTGGTGCCGGCCCATGTGGCCAATTTGCACGTGCTGCCGGCCAATATCGACCTGGCCGGGGCCGAGGTGGAACTGGTGGGCATGATGGCCCGGGAGCATCGCCTCAAGCGGGCCCTCGAAGCCATTGCCGGCGACTACGATTTCATCCTCATCGACTGCCCGCCGTCCCTGGGGCTGTTGACCATCAACGCCCTGGCGGCGGCCCATTCGGTCTTGGTGCCCATCCAGTGTGAATACTATGCCCTGGAAGGCCTGGGTCAGCTGATGAATACCCTGGCTTTGGTCCGCACCCATCTGAACCCCGGGCTTCGCTTGGAGGGGGTGCTCTTGACCATGTTTGACGGCCGGACCAATTTGTCCATTCAAGTGGCCGATGAAGTGAAGAGGCATTTCAGGAACCAAGTTTTTCGCACCATCATTCCCCGGAACGTGCGCCTCAGCGAGGCCCCCAGCCATGGTCAGCCCATAACCTTGTACGATGTGCGGTCCCGGGGCGCCGAGGTGTATAAAGAATTGGCCCAGGAGGTGATCCGGC
- a CDS encoding ParB/RepB/Spo0J family partition protein yields MTDSVMQRALAWLRGGSAGQDDAGGPAPKDEPQPGQPIALPVEAIRPNRFQPRQDFDPDELGSLAASIRQVGVLQPIVVRPVDDGFEIIMGERRWRAAMVAGLQEIPALVQAVDDEKAAVLALVENVQRADLSFWEEAEGYQKILDRFGITQEELAAAVGRSQSTIANKLRLLRLPEAVKEKARRAALTERHVRALLKVEDPQLMGELLDLMVAGNLTVRDAEALVADALAAAAQQPASSPTAKSRGKGGGLRVIKDVRIMMNTFRQGVDALRRAGLDARMDTEDHGEHITITIRIPKGRPNS; encoded by the coding sequence TTGACGGACAGTGTTATGCAACGGGCCCTGGCCTGGTTGCGGGGAGGGTCCGCGGGCCAGGATGACGCCGGCGGGCCGGCCCCCAAGGACGAGCCCCAGCCCGGGCAGCCCATAGCCCTGCCGGTGGAAGCCATCAGGCCCAACCGCTTTCAGCCCCGCCAGGACTTCGACCCCGACGAACTGGGCTCCCTGGCCGCTTCCATCCGCCAGGTGGGCGTGCTCCAGCCCATAGTTGTCCGGCCGGTGGACGACGGCTTCGAAATCATCATGGGCGAGCGCCGCTGGCGGGCGGCCATGGTGGCCGGCCTGCAGGAAATTCCCGCCTTGGTGCAGGCCGTCGACGATGAGAAGGCGGCCGTGCTGGCCCTGGTGGAGAACGTGCAGCGGGCCGACCTGAGCTTTTGGGAAGAGGCCGAAGGCTATCAGAAAATCTTGGATCGCTTCGGCATCACCCAGGAAGAACTGGCGGCGGCGGTAGGCCGGAGCCAATCCACCATCGCCAACAAGTTGCGCCTGCTGCGCCTGCCCGAGGCCGTCAAGGAGAAGGCCCGCCGGGCGGCCCTGACCGAGCGCCACGTGCGGGCCCTGCTGAAAGTGGAAGATCCCCAGCTGATGGGAGAACTCCTGGACCTCATGGTAGCGGGCAACTTGACCGTGCGGGATGCCGAAGCCCTGGTGGCCGATGCCCTGGCAGCCGCCGCCCAGCAGCCTGCATCGTCACCCACAGCCAAAAGCAGGGGCAAGGGCGGAGGCCTTAGGGTCATCAAAGACGTCCGCATCATGATGAATACCTTTCGCCAAGGGGTCGACGCCCTGCGCCGGGCGGGTCTGGACGCCCGGATGGATACAGAGGATCACGGCGAGCACATCACCATAACCATTCGCATCCCCAAGGGGCGGCCCAACTCCTGA
- the rsmG gene encoding 16S rRNA (guanine(527)-N(7))-methyltransferase RsmG, with translation MGSGGDLHRTAGGGGQDLEARLLEGAARLGVAVTQGQARQLLAYQELLLAAAGRLNLTAVHDAAEALEKHILDSISLFRVLDGRDEADVIDVGSGGGLPGIPVKIMRPRWHVCLLDSSAKKVQVMAGMCAALQLQGIQALHGRAEELARRESFRDSMDVAVARAVAPMAVLLELCLPFVRPGGVMVAMKGPAVEEELPAARRALSLLAGEVAARDSFRLPFSGARRELVVIRKIGPTDQKYPRRPGVPSRRPL, from the coding sequence ATGGGCTCCGGCGGCGATCTGCACCGGACTGCCGGCGGCGGCGGCCAGGATCTGGAGGCCCGGCTGCTGGAGGGGGCCGCCCGGCTGGGGGTGGCGGTGACCCAAGGACAGGCCCGTCAACTGTTGGCCTACCAGGAACTCCTCTTGGCAGCCGCCGGCCGGTTGAACCTTACCGCCGTTCACGATGCCGCCGAAGCCCTGGAAAAGCACATCCTCGACAGCATCAGCCTTTTTAGAGTGTTGGACGGCCGGGACGAGGCCGATGTAATAGATGTAGGCAGCGGCGGGGGCCTGCCGGGGATACCGGTGAAAATCATGCGCCCCCGCTGGCATGTCTGCCTGCTGGACAGTTCCGCCAAAAAGGTGCAGGTTATGGCCGGCATGTGCGCCGCCCTGCAATTGCAGGGCATTCAGGCGCTCCACGGCCGGGCGGAAGAATTGGCCCGCCGGGAGTCCTTCCGGGACAGCATGGATGTGGCCGTGGCCAGGGCGGTGGCTCCCATGGCCGTCTTGTTGGAACTGTGCCTGCCCTTCGTCCGGCCGGGAGGCGTAATGGTGGCCATGAAGGGGCCCGCCGTAGAAGAAGAACTGCCCGCCGCCCGGCGGGCCTTGTCCCTGCTGGCCGGTGAGGTGGCGGCCCGGGATAGTTTCCGGCTCCCCTTTTCCGGCGCCCGGCGGGAGCTGGTTGTTATACGTAAAATAGGTCCTACCGACCAGAAGTATCCCCGCCGCCCCGGGGTTCCATCCCGGCGGCCTTTGTAG
- the jag gene encoding RNA-binding cell elongation regulator Jag/EloR, producing the protein MRSVEITGETVEEAVEEALQRLGVGRADAEIEILAAPARGIFRFFAQRHARVRVTVKLDRAEWSRQFVERVAQSLLPDAHVTVTEDDEAIHINVQGSDLGLLIGRHGQTLNALQDLVNAGAARFDGPGKPVVVDVEGYRQRRSELVEREARRAAQRVRREGRSVALSPMTAAERKLVHVILKDDRDIRTESIGREPFRRVLVLPAGDGSQSPGRGRAGGRRRHQGGRPGGRGRRPRRSQEGQGPQKDA; encoded by the coding sequence ATGCGTTCCGTGGAAATCACCGGCGAGACCGTAGAGGAAGCCGTCGAGGAGGCCCTGCAGCGCCTAGGCGTAGGCAGGGCCGACGCTGAAATAGAGATTTTGGCGGCGCCGGCCCGGGGCATCTTCCGTTTTTTTGCCCAGCGCCATGCCCGGGTGCGGGTCACCGTGAAATTGGACCGGGCCGAATGGAGCCGGCAGTTCGTGGAGCGGGTGGCCCAATCTCTCCTGCCCGATGCCCACGTAACCGTGACGGAAGACGATGAGGCCATCCACATCAACGTTCAGGGCAGTGACCTGGGGCTGCTCATCGGCCGCCACGGGCAGACCTTGAACGCCCTGCAGGATCTGGTCAACGCCGGGGCGGCCCGATTCGACGGCCCCGGCAAGCCCGTTGTGGTGGACGTGGAAGGCTACCGCCAGCGCCGCAGCGAGCTTGTCGAGCGGGAAGCCCGCCGGGCGGCCCAAAGAGTACGGCGGGAAGGCCGCTCCGTCGCCTTGTCGCCCATGACCGCCGCCGAGCGGAAATTGGTCCATGTAATTTTGAAAGACGACCGCGACATCCGGACCGAAAGCATCGGACGGGAGCCCTTCCGCCGGGTGCTGGTGCTGCCGGCCGGCGACGGGAGCCAATCCCCGGGCCGGGGGCGGGCCGGCGGGCGGCGTCGCCACCAGGGCGGGCGCCCCGGTGGGCGGGGCCGCCGTCCCCGGCGCAGCCAGGAAGGGCAGGGCCCCCAAAAGGACGCGTGA
- a CDS encoding YidC/Oxa1 family membrane protein insertase, translating into MWEAFIGFLASAMESLYNYTGNYGLAIIILTVAIRLVLMPLTITQMRSMRRMQALQPEMERLQKKYGDDKERLNREIMELWQKHKVNPMSGCLPLLVQMPILFGFFQTINRMEFGAQADFLWIGNLANPDPFILPILAGLTTFWQTRVTTPSTGDPTQKIMLYVMPVFFAWISRSFPAGVALYWVVQNLFGVAQQYAVNRLDRQGVKEETN; encoded by the coding sequence TTGTGGGAGGCGTTCATCGGATTCCTGGCTTCGGCCATGGAAAGTCTCTATAACTACACCGGCAACTACGGCTTGGCCATCATCATCCTCACCGTCGCCATCCGATTGGTTCTGATGCCCTTAACCATCACCCAGATGCGCAGCATGCGCCGCATGCAGGCCCTCCAGCCGGAGATGGAGCGCCTGCAGAAGAAATACGGGGACGACAAAGAGCGCCTCAACCGGGAAATCATGGAGTTGTGGCAAAAGCACAAGGTCAACCCCATGTCGGGCTGTCTGCCCCTCCTGGTGCAGATGCCCATCCTCTTCGGCTTTTTCCAGACCATCAACCGGATGGAATTCGGCGCCCAGGCCGACTTCTTGTGGATCGGCAATCTGGCTAATCCCGACCCCTTCATCCTGCCCATCCTGGCCGGGCTCACCACCTTCTGGCAGACCCGCGTCACCACGCCCAGCACCGGCGACCCGACCCAGAAGATCATGCTTTACGTTATGCCCGTCTTTTTCGCCTGGATCAGCAGGAGCTTCCCGGCCGGGGTCGCCCTTTACTGGGTGGTGCAGAACCTCTTCGGCGTAGCCCAGCAGTACGCCGTGAACCGGTTGGACCGGCAAGGGGTCAAGGAGGAGACTAATTAA
- the yidD gene encoding membrane protein insertion efficiency factor YidD: MKRIFIAVIRFYQRAISPWKGPTCRFIPSCSQYAVDAVERYGVLHGSFLAVRRILRCHPFHPGGFDPVP; this comes from the coding sequence ATGAAGAGAATTTTCATCGCCGTCATACGCTTTTATCAACGAGCCATTTCGCCTTGGAAGGGCCCAACCTGCCGTTTCATCCCGTCCTGTTCCCAGTACGCCGTAGATGCCGTGGAGCGCTACGGCGTATTGCATGGTTCGTTCCTGGCCGTGCGCCGGATTTTGCGCTGCCATCCTTTCCATCCCGGCGGCTTCGATCCCGTGCCGTGA
- the rnpA gene encoding ribonuclease P protein component yields the protein MTLPRNRRLRGSMVQRILNSGRKVVGPLAVLYWHPVAGGGPARAAVVAGRRLGGAVVRNRLRRLFKEAFRRRMNDIPGGLHLVFVVRGKAVDADFRKICRAVDDLLLRAGLMAPREPGHGGRSEEIRP from the coding sequence ATGACCTTACCCCGGAATAGGCGCCTGCGCGGCTCCATGGTCCAAAGGATCCTCAACTCGGGCCGCAAGGTGGTGGGCCCTCTGGCAGTTCTGTACTGGCACCCTGTGGCCGGCGGCGGGCCGGCGCGGGCAGCCGTGGTAGCGGGGCGCCGGCTGGGCGGCGCGGTGGTGCGCAACCGGCTGAGGCGCCTATTCAAGGAGGCCTTCCGCCGGCGCATGAACGATATTCCGGGTGGTCTGCATCTGGTCTTCGTCGTCCGCGGCAAGGCCGTCGATGCCGATTTCCGGAAGATTTGCCGGGCCGTAGATGACCTCTTGCTCCGGGCGGGACTGATGGCGCCCCGGGAGCCGGGGCATGGAGGTCGGTCCGAGGAGATCCGGCCGTGA
- the dnaA gene encoding chromosomal replication initiator protein DnaA codes for MSVANLHEIWSDTLRVLSEDLPHPSASVWLKQTVPLQIQDGALIVAVPNRFVGEWVEDRLGEPLRRALHSTLAAPVDLKFVINERAVAQVDDPEDDGDNGYKGSGAGRDPGINDAGQPLNPKYTFETFVPGSGNRLAHAAALAVAEAPARAYNPLFLYGGVGLGKTHLMQAIAHHVLKHNTGRRVVYVSSERFTNEMINSIRDGNTASFRNRFRSVDVLLVDDIQFLAGKESTQEEFFHTFNALHEANRQIVISSDRPPKEIPTLEERLRSRFEWGLISDIQPPDLETRIAILRKKAQLENLHVPDDVTRYIAENITSNIRELEGALIRLVAIAALERRSIDLNMAIETLQHVILPSRKTPTSLVTIMEAVAQHYGLQVDDLRVRKRTRALAFPRQVAMYLCRELTEASLPQIGEEFGGRDHTTVLHACEKIAREEKENPELAATLSALRANIQRLV; via the coding sequence ATGTCGGTGGCAAATTTGCATGAGATTTGGTCGGACACCCTCCGGGTGTTGTCGGAGGATCTTCCCCATCCCAGCGCGTCGGTTTGGTTGAAGCAGACGGTACCTTTGCAAATCCAGGACGGCGCCCTCATCGTGGCCGTACCCAACCGCTTCGTGGGCGAGTGGGTTGAGGATCGACTGGGGGAGCCCCTCCGCCGCGCTTTGCACTCCACCTTGGCTGCTCCGGTTGACTTGAAGTTTGTGATCAATGAAAGGGCCGTCGCCCAGGTCGATGACCCGGAAGATGACGGGGACAACGGCTACAAGGGCTCGGGTGCCGGCCGGGATCCGGGAATCAACGATGCCGGCCAGCCTTTGAACCCCAAGTACACTTTCGAAACTTTCGTGCCCGGCAGCGGCAACCGCCTGGCCCACGCCGCAGCCCTGGCGGTGGCCGAGGCCCCGGCCCGGGCCTACAACCCTTTATTTCTGTACGGGGGCGTGGGCCTGGGCAAGACCCACCTCATGCAGGCCATTGCCCACCATGTGCTCAAGCACAACACGGGCCGCCGGGTGGTGTACGTATCCTCCGAGCGGTTCACCAACGAGATGATCAATTCCATCCGGGACGGCAACACCGCCAGTTTCCGCAACCGTTTCCGCAGTGTGGACGTCCTCCTGGTGGATGACATTCAGTTTTTGGCCGGCAAGGAAAGCACCCAAGAGGAGTTTTTCCACACTTTCAACGCCCTGCACGAGGCCAACCGGCAGATCGTCATCTCCAGCGACCGCCCGCCCAAGGAGATCCCCACCTTGGAGGAGCGGCTCCGCTCCCGCTTCGAATGGGGCCTCATCTCCGACATCCAGCCGCCGGACCTGGAGACGCGCATCGCCATCCTGCGCAAAAAGGCCCAGTTGGAAAACCTCCATGTGCCCGATGACGTCACCCGCTATATCGCGGAGAACATCACTTCCAACATCCGGGAGCTGGAAGGGGCGCTGATCCGGCTGGTGGCCATCGCCGCCCTGGAGCGGCGCAGCATCGACCTGAACATGGCCATCGAAACGCTGCAGCACGTCATCCTGCCTTCCCGGAAGACCCCCACGTCCCTGGTCACCATCATGGAAGCGGTGGCCCAGCACTACGGGCTGCAGGTGGATGATCTGCGGGTGCGGAAGCGCACCCGGGCCTTGGCCTTCCCCCGACAGGTGGCCATGTACCTTTGCCGGGAGTTGACCGAAGCCTCGCTGCCCCAGATCGGGGAGGAGTTCGGCGGCAGGGATCACACTACGGTGCTTCATGCCTGCGAGAAGATCGCCCGGGAAGAGAAAGAAAATCCCGAACTGGCCGCCACCTTGTCGGCCCTGCGGGCCAACATTCAGAGGCTGGTCTAA
- the dnaN gene encoding DNA polymerase III subunit beta: MHVQVEQGQLQQALQKVTRAVSVRTTLPVLSGVLLEVTADGLRLTAYDLEVAIQTTIPAQVQEPGRTVLPARYLHEVVRRIPPGLITLRLEPESLRTTITWGRSKYDIHGLPPEQFPPLGSFNEATLEIAGDLLHTIFSQTGFAVATEETRPALMGVHVNINNGTARAIATDGFRVAVRETELAGSGQADFILPGRSLQEISRLLPQEGGEPVVVRTVDNQAEFAIGDTRVISRLIEGPYPNVLELLPTEYRQTAVVDRLALEAALERASLLADGRSSARWLVVLTLADDLLTITADDPEVGQAYEEISAQLDGEGIRIGFNARYLLEGLRHMEDDQVELSFIDPVKAVRIRGVGADAYQYVVFPVRL; this comes from the coding sequence ATGCATGTTCAGGTGGAGCAAGGCCAGCTGCAGCAGGCGCTGCAAAAGGTCACCCGGGCCGTATCGGTGCGCACGACGCTGCCGGTGCTGTCGGGCGTGCTGCTGGAAGTGACTGCCGACGGCCTGCGCTTGACGGCTTACGATCTGGAAGTGGCCATCCAGACGACCATTCCGGCCCAGGTGCAGGAGCCGGGCAGGACCGTTCTGCCGGCCCGCTACCTGCACGAAGTAGTCCGCCGCATCCCGCCGGGCCTGATAACCCTGCGCCTGGAGCCCGAGAGCCTGCGCACCACCATCACTTGGGGACGATCCAAGTACGACATCCACGGCTTGCCGCCGGAACAGTTCCCTCCCTTGGGGTCGTTCAACGAAGCCACCTTGGAGATCGCCGGCGATCTGCTGCACACCATTTTCAGCCAGACGGGCTTCGCCGTGGCTACCGAGGAGACGCGGCCGGCCCTCATGGGCGTTCATGTGAACATCAACAACGGCACCGCCCGGGCCATCGCCACCGACGGCTTCCGGGTGGCGGTCAGGGAGACGGAACTGGCGGGATCCGGGCAGGCCGACTTCATCCTGCCGGGGCGCAGCCTCCAGGAAATCAGCCGCCTGCTGCCCCAGGAGGGCGGCGAGCCCGTGGTTGTCCGCACGGTGGACAACCAGGCGGAGTTCGCCATCGGCGATACCCGGGTCATTTCCCGCTTGATCGAGGGCCCTTATCCCAACGTGCTGGAACTGCTGCCCACAGAATACCGGCAGACGGCAGTGGTGGACCGCCTGGCCTTGGAGGCTGCCTTGGAACGGGCTTCCTTGCTGGCCGACGGCCGGTCTTCGGCCCGCTGGCTGGTGGTGTTGACCTTGGCCGACGACCTGCTCACCATAACGGCCGACGATCCCGAAGTGGGCCAGGCTTACGAGGAAATCAGCGCCCAGTTGGACGGCGAGGGCATCCGCATCGGCTTCAACGCCCGCTACCTGTTGGAAGGCCTCCGGCATATGGAGGACGACCAGGTGGAATTGTCCTTCATCGATCCCGTTAAAGCGGTACGGATACGGGGTGTGGGCGCTGACGCCTATCAATACGTGGTCTTCCCCGTGCGGCTGTGA
- a CDS encoding RNA-binding S4 domain-containing protein: MTPRPIAVERLPIKLSAFLKLAGVVGTGGEAGLLVAEGAVLVNGTPEYRRGRGLQAGDVVTVADRGRWLVVPAG; this comes from the coding sequence GTGACACCCCGGCCCATAGCCGTGGAGCGGCTGCCCATAAAGTTGAGCGCCTTTCTAAAGCTGGCCGGAGTGGTGGGAACGGGCGGCGAGGCGGGCCTGCTGGTGGCCGAAGGCGCCGTCCTGGTCAACGGCACCCCCGAATACCGGCGGGGGCGAGGCCTCCAAGCCGGCGATGTGGTGACGGTGGCGGACCGGGGCCGGTGGCTGGTAGTGCCTGCGGGATGA
- the recF gene encoding DNA replication/repair protein RecF, producing MRIHRLEIEDFRNYRQARLTLPAGLVLIVGPNGAGKTNLMEAVGLAATGRSPRGAADGDLIRHGAGRCRVRVEARHRRGAIEVEAVIAAPGTKRLLLNGRPVRRRSDLLGHLPLVTFFPDDLALVKGTPSLRRRFLDLLISQCRPRHAAEVQQYASVLRQRNSLLGDIRRGSASKELADLFDEQLVRAGVSIIARRLHFVKELEKVGAPIQEAVGEEKLGLAYSLAGREPRTLETVDLPAEDQLAGWAQEQIEHLRQEEIRRGYTLWGPHRDDLVIRLDGRDARMYASQGQQRTVVLALKMSEIRLLTGLHGETPLVILDDVLSELDQRRTDALLHHLAQVEQVFLTATRQPDGVAAGAAVLAVAGGQVLQGINGTGSNH from the coding sequence ATGCGCATCCACCGCCTGGAGATAGAAGATTTTCGCAACTACCGCCAAGCCCGGCTGACCCTGCCTGCGGGCTTGGTGCTCATTGTGGGTCCCAACGGGGCCGGCAAGACCAATTTGATGGAAGCCGTGGGACTGGCGGCCACGGGCCGCTCGCCCCGGGGCGCCGCCGACGGCGACTTGATCCGGCACGGGGCCGGGCGCTGCCGGGTCCGGGTGGAGGCCCGCCACCGGCGGGGCGCCATAGAAGTTGAAGCCGTCATAGCGGCGCCCGGCACCAAGCGCCTGCTCCTCAACGGCCGCCCCGTACGACGGCGCAGCGATCTGCTGGGCCATTTGCCTCTGGTAACTTTCTTCCCCGACGATCTGGCCCTGGTGAAGGGAACCCCCAGCCTCCGGCGCCGCTTTTTGGACTTGCTCATTTCCCAATGCCGGCCCCGGCACGCCGCCGAAGTGCAGCAGTACGCATCGGTGCTGCGGCAACGGAACAGCCTCCTGGGGGACATTCGCCGGGGCAGTGCTAGCAAGGAATTGGCCGACCTGTTTGACGAACAACTGGTGCGGGCCGGTGTGTCCATCATCGCCCGGCGGCTGCACTTCGTGAAGGAGTTGGAAAAGGTCGGGGCTCCCATCCAGGAGGCCGTGGGCGAGGAAAAACTGGGGCTGGCCTACTCCTTGGCCGGCAGGGAACCCCGCACCTTGGAAACCGTCGACCTGCCGGCGGAGGACCAACTGGCGGGATGGGCCCAAGAGCAGATCGAGCACCTGCGGCAGGAAGAAATCCGGCGGGGCTACACCCTTTGGGGTCCCCACCGGGATGACCTGGTCATCCGGCTGGACGGGCGGGACGCCCGCATGTACGCCTCCCAAGGCCAGCAACGCACCGTGGTCCTGGCCTTGAAGATGAGCGAGATCCGGCTGCTGACCGGGTTGCACGGGGAGACGCCCCTGGTAATCCTGGATGACGTGCTGTCGGAATTGGATCAGCGGCGCACCGACGCTTTGCTGCACCATCTAGCCCAGGTGGAGCAAGTGTTCTTAACAGCCACCCGGCAGCCCGACGGGGTGGCCGCCGGTGCCGCCGTGCTGGCTGTGGCCGGCGGGCAGGTGCTGCAGGGTATCAACGGAACTGGGAGCAATCACTGA
- a CDS encoding DUF721 domain-containing protein, with the protein MEPKHCAAIIHNWFAQRGLLPRLSRHSLLGEWPRLVGKPAADHTRAVGWRGSVFVVQVQHPVWAQELSLRRQQLVDRLNEAAGQKVVTDLLFRVGPVNGEDLDPVGYGGAGKAPPSDPGPAVAPPWLAEADPAQPWDEALVKWSRRALARVKPVPCAACGAPVEGGDDEGEHLCPICRAARRPGGIIWTAAVTLAREPWLTEGALARRVPGLTTRIYSYIKESLIKEWKSKLDTALSPARPQGTGEESPAAAVLRDLALRYVMLRTACRPQELSEEKVAKVLGPYFPVLFSKMGGAVGER; encoded by the coding sequence ATGGAACCCAAGCATTGTGCCGCCATCATCCATAACTGGTTCGCCCAGCGGGGGCTGCTGCCCAGGCTTTCCCGCCACAGCCTGCTGGGGGAATGGCCCCGGCTGGTGGGCAAGCCGGCCGCCGATCACACCCGGGCGGTGGGCTGGCGGGGGTCCGTCTTTGTTGTCCAAGTGCAGCATCCGGTGTGGGCCCAGGAACTGAGCCTGCGGCGCCAGCAGCTGGTGGATCGGTTAAATGAAGCGGCCGGACAGAAGGTGGTAACCGACCTGCTGTTCCGGGTGGGCCCGGTGAATGGTGAAGATTTGGATCCCGTCGGCTATGGCGGGGCAGGGAAGGCGCCGCCTTCCGACCCTGGACCTGCTGTGGCGCCGCCGTGGCTGGCGGAGGCCGATCCTGCCCAGCCGTGGGACGAGGCCCTGGTCAAATGGAGCCGACGGGCCCTGGCCCGGGTGAAGCCGGTGCCTTGCGCCGCCTGCGGCGCCCCCGTTGAAGGCGGAGATGATGAAGGGGAGCACCTGTGCCCCATCTGCAGGGCGGCGCGCCGCCCCGGTGGTATCATTTGGACGGCGGCCGTCACATTGGCCCGGGAGCCGTGGCTGACGGAGGGGGCCCTGGCCCGGCGTGTTCCCGGCTTGACGACAAGGATTTATAGTTACATAAAGGAAAGTCTAATTAAAGAGTGGAAAAGCAAATTGGATACGGCCCTTTCCCCTGCCCGCCCCCAAGGAACCGGCGAGGAGTCCCCAGCGGCAGCGGTTCTGCGGGACCTGGCCCTTCGCTACGTGATGCTGCGCACTGCCTGCAGGCCCCAGGAACTAAGCGAGGAGAAAGTGGCAAAGGTCTTAGGGCCGTACTTCCCGGTGCTTTTTTCAAAGATGGGAGGCGCAGTGGGTGAGCGATAA